A single genomic interval of Adhaeribacter pallidiroseus harbors:
- a CDS encoding DUF4129 domain-containing protein, with translation MKRIFKFLLILLVGLLSGLSPTGYAASVPPLADTAQIAADTSRVVVRPFAVDQLNTYRDNPEFQYGTDVRPLTSAWDRFWRQVREYIWSILRSRSYEGFWKYIIYGFVVVLTVYVVLKLLQVEFTGLFGKKVKAFTVPYETHAENIHELDFNTLLEEAVQQKDYRRAIRLYYLHTLKQLTDQALINWQPGKTNRSYIREIQPSKLRKDFEKITALFEYVWYGGSPVDETHYNITRQAFVTFNQLIGRHA, from the coding sequence GCTAAGTGGGCTAAGCCCTACAGGATACGCGGCTTCCGTTCCCCCGCTTGCGGACACCGCCCAAATTGCGGCGGATACCAGTCGGGTAGTGGTGCGTCCCTTTGCAGTTGATCAATTAAATACGTACCGCGATAATCCTGAATTTCAGTATGGCACCGATGTGCGTCCTTTAACCTCGGCCTGGGACCGTTTCTGGCGACAAGTTCGGGAGTATATCTGGAGTATCTTGCGGAGCCGTTCTTACGAAGGTTTTTGGAAGTATATCATTTACGGTTTCGTGGTTGTTTTAACGGTTTACGTGGTACTTAAATTACTTCAAGTAGAGTTTACCGGTCTTTTTGGTAAAAAGGTAAAAGCTTTTACGGTGCCTTACGAAACACACGCGGAAAACATCCACGAACTGGATTTTAATACTTTGCTCGAGGAAGCAGTACAACAAAAAGATTACCGACGCGCTATCCGGCTATATTATTTACATACGCTCAAACAACTCACCGACCAGGCACTTATTAACTGGCAACCGGGTAAAACCAACCGCAGTTACATTCGCGAAATTCAGCCGAGTAAACTGCGGAAAGATTTTGAAAAAATTACCGCTTTGTTTGAATACGTATGGTACGGTGGTTCGCCGGTAGATGAAACGCATTACAACATTACGCGGCAGGCATTTGTCACGTTTAACCAACTTATTGGCCGCCATGCGTAA